One part of the Vitis riparia cultivar Riparia Gloire de Montpellier isolate 1030 chromosome 6, EGFV_Vit.rip_1.0, whole genome shotgun sequence genome encodes these proteins:
- the LOC117915564 gene encoding TLC domain-containing protein 4-B isoform X2 translates to MVGLPFHPAFMGLVSSSKEFHWMTSVFFGMIFCKIVYELTGLLSNLCFKGYTKLSNTEKVEWNNRGFSTFHAIIVAVASLYLLLVSDLFDEDSHDELIINRASTLSDTILGISIGYFLSDLAMILWNFPALGGLEYALGCCWSEEFKPIHLQWHRTVLWVVARILLFIFFFYHMIIHFDEVKKIFPLGFYSLLIVPPVLAMMNAFWFWKIAKGLIKTLSKARHSQ, encoded by the exons ATGGTGGGTCTGCCTTTCCACCCAGCTTTCATGGGCCTTGTCAGTTCAAGCAAAGAATTCCACTGGATGACATCTGTCTTTTTTGGAATGATTTTCTGCAAAATT GTTTATGAATTAACAGGTCTGCTTAGCAATTTGTGCTTCAAGGGATATACCAAACTTAGCAACACTGAGAAAGTTGAATGGAACAACCG AGGGTTCTCTACATTCCATGCAATTATTGTGGCAGTTGCTTCTCTCTATCTTCTACTGGTATCAGATCTTTTTGATGAGGATTCTCATGATGAGTTGATTATTAACAGGGCATCTACTTTATCAGACACCATCTTGGGG ATCTCCATTGGTTATTTTCTGTCAGACTTGGCAATGATTCTTTGGAATTTTCCAGCTTTAGGCGGTCTGGAGTAT GCACTTGGATGTTGCTGGTCTGAAGAGTTCAAACCTATACATCTGCAATGGCATCGCACTGTTCTTTGGGTG GTTGCAAGGATTCTTttattcatcttctttttctacCACATGATAATCCATTTTGATGAG GTGAAGAAAATATTTCCATTGGGGTTCTACAGCTTGCTGATAGTGCCTCCTGTGCTGGCAATGATGAATGcattttggttttggaaaattgCAAAGGGTTTGATAAAAACTCTTTCCAAAGCAAGACACAGTCAGTGA
- the LOC117915564 gene encoding TLC domain-containing protein 4 isoform X1, protein MVGLPFHPAFMGLVSSSKEFHWMTSVFFGMIFCKIVYELTGLLSNLCFKGYTKLSNTEKVEWNNRGFSTFHAIIVAVASLYLLLVSDLFDEDSHDELIINRASTLSDTILGISIGYFLSDLAMILWNFPALGGLEYVLHHGLSMFSIFLSLISGQGQVYILMVLFSESTTPFVNLRWHLDVAGLKSSNLYICNGIALFFGWLVARILLFIFFFYHMIIHFDEVKKIFPLGFYSLLIVPPVLAMMNAFWFWKIAKGLIKTLSKARHSQ, encoded by the exons ATGGTGGGTCTGCCTTTCCACCCAGCTTTCATGGGCCTTGTCAGTTCAAGCAAAGAATTCCACTGGATGACATCTGTCTTTTTTGGAATGATTTTCTGCAAAATT GTTTATGAATTAACAGGTCTGCTTAGCAATTTGTGCTTCAAGGGATATACCAAACTTAGCAACACTGAGAAAGTTGAATGGAACAACCG AGGGTTCTCTACATTCCATGCAATTATTGTGGCAGTTGCTTCTCTCTATCTTCTACTGGTATCAGATCTTTTTGATGAGGATTCTCATGATGAGTTGATTATTAACAGGGCATCTACTTTATCAGACACCATCTTGGGG ATCTCCATTGGTTATTTTCTGTCAGACTTGGCAATGATTCTTTGGAATTTTCCAGCTTTAGGCGGTCTGGAGTAT gtCCTGCACCATGGGTTATCCATGTTTTCAATCTTTCTATCCCTCATCAGTGGACAAGGACAGGTTTACATACTAATGGTTCTGTTCTCTGAGAGTACTACTCCCTTTGTAAATCTAAGATG GCACTTGGATGTTGCTGGTCTGAAGAGTTCAAACCTATACATCTGCAATGGCATCGCACTGTTCTTTGGGTGGTTG GTTGCAAGGATTCTTttattcatcttctttttctacCACATGATAATCCATTTTGATGAG GTGAAGAAAATATTTCCATTGGGGTTCTACAGCTTGCTGATAGTGCCTCCTGTGCTGGCAATGATGAATGcattttggttttggaaaattgCAAAGGGTTTGATAAAAACTCTTTCCAAAGCAAGACACAGTCAGTGA
- the LOC117915564 gene encoding TLC domain-containing protein 4-B isoform X3, whose amino-acid sequence MVGLPFHPAFMGLVSSSKEFHWMTSVFFGMIFCKIVYELTGLLSNLCFKGYTKLSNTEKVEWNNRGFSTFHAIIVAVASLYLLLVSDLFDEDSHDELIINRASTLSDTILGISIGYFLSDLAMILWNFPALGGLEYVLHHGLSMFSIFLSLISGQGQVYILMVLFSESTTPFVNLRWHLDVAGLKSSNLYICNGIALFFGWLQGFFYSSSFSTT is encoded by the exons ATGGTGGGTCTGCCTTTCCACCCAGCTTTCATGGGCCTTGTCAGTTCAAGCAAAGAATTCCACTGGATGACATCTGTCTTTTTTGGAATGATTTTCTGCAAAATT GTTTATGAATTAACAGGTCTGCTTAGCAATTTGTGCTTCAAGGGATATACCAAACTTAGCAACACTGAGAAAGTTGAATGGAACAACCG AGGGTTCTCTACATTCCATGCAATTATTGTGGCAGTTGCTTCTCTCTATCTTCTACTGGTATCAGATCTTTTTGATGAGGATTCTCATGATGAGTTGATTATTAACAGGGCATCTACTTTATCAGACACCATCTTGGGG ATCTCCATTGGTTATTTTCTGTCAGACTTGGCAATGATTCTTTGGAATTTTCCAGCTTTAGGCGGTCTGGAGTAT gtCCTGCACCATGGGTTATCCATGTTTTCAATCTTTCTATCCCTCATCAGTGGACAAGGACAGGTTTACATACTAATGGTTCTGTTCTCTGAGAGTACTACTCCCTTTGTAAATCTAAGATG GCACTTGGATGTTGCTGGTCTGAAGAGTTCAAACCTATACATCTGCAATGGCATCGCACTGTTCTTTGGGTG GTTGCAAGGATTCTTttattcatcttctttttctacCACATGA